Part of the Catalinimonas alkaloidigena genome is shown below.
ATCGTGCTCAATTTCTGGGCAACCTGGTGCAAGCCATGCATCATAGAGATGCCTTCTATGGAAGAGGCCAGAGCTACTTTAGGAGATGAATTTGTGTTTTTACTAGCCTCCGACGAAAGCATAGAAAAGATCAGCAAGTTCGCTGAGCGTCAAAATCTTGAGCTGCCTTTTGTACAGTTACAAACCGGGGTACAGAACCTTCAGATTACTGCGCTGCCGACTACCTGGATCATTAAAGACGGAGAAGTGGTGAGTGAAATTATTGGGGCAAGAGAATGGAATACCGAAGCGCATATTGAAGAACTCAAAAATTTATGAAAATATATGTGTTCATATTGCTGAATCTGAGTTTTCTGGCCTGTCAGCCACCATTAAGTTCTGAAACAGAAGAGACACAATGGAAGTTGAAGTCAGTAGAGACAACAGCTTCTTCACAGAGTGGTGAACCAAATTTGTTTGTCGCCGAAAACGGAGAAGTATATCTCTCCTGGATTGAAGCACTCCCCAATGAAGAGCATGCCTTAAAATTTTCCAGTTGGGAAGACACACAGTGGTCTGTACCCCAGACCATCGCTCAGGATAGTGGGTGGTTCGTCAATTGGGCAGACTTTCCTTCCATGGCGGTGCATCAAGACTTTATGGCTGCTCATTGGCTGACAAAAAGTGATGAAGGAACTTTTGATTATGATGTGCACGTAGCCCTTTCTAAAGATCAGGGACAAAGCTGGTCTGAGCCCTTTGTGCTCCATCAGGATGGTATTTTCGCCGAACATGGTTTTGTGAGCATGTTACCGTATGGTGACGAAATATTTGCCGTTTGGCTGGACGGACGTTTCACCAAAAGCCATGCGCATGAAACTCATGAAGAGGGGGGAGTAGGAGCAATGACTTTGTATTCCACTACCTTTGATCAGTATGCTAATGTAGGCGAAGAGGTGGAACTGGATCACCGCATTTGCGACTGCTGTCAGACCGATGCAGTGATCACTGATCAGGGAGCAGTAGTTGTATATCGCGATCGTACGGAAGATGAGATTCGGGATATTTATATTACCCGTGAGCAGAATGGAATATGGAGCGAACCGCAAGCTGTTCACGCTGACAAATGGCAGATCAATGCCTGTCCTGTAAATGGCCCTGCTATCGAGGCACAAGGGCAAACAATAGCGGTGGTCTGGTTTACAGGTGCTGATAACACCCCCAAAGTTCAACTGGCTTTTTCTGATGACCATGGCGCTACTTTTGGGAAGCCGGTACGGCTGGATCACGGAAATCCTTTAGGGCGTGTAGATGTTATTATGTTGAATGATACCAGTGCGATGGTTAGCTGGCTGGAGGCTCATGAAGAAGGAGCAGAGATACGTTCGGCAATTATTGACAAAAAGTTAAATGTGATAGCTGATAAAAGCATTGCTAACACCGCCTCCTCCCGTTCCAGCGGTTTTCCGATTATGGAAAAAGCAGGAGAACAGGTATTCTTTGCCTGGACGCGTATTAAAGGACAAAGCTCAAAGATTATGACCGCAATGTTAGATATGAATAAAATATTGCCATGACACTCAAATCCAAAACCATACTTAGATATTTGCTGATGCTTGGCTTGGGCATGCTTCTTGGCTGGATGTTTTTTGTCCCGCCTCATGTGGAGACTGCCGAACATGAGCATGAATTTGTGCCGACTGAGACGGCGGAAGGTACCATATGGACCTGTTCCATGCATCCTCAGGTGCGTCAGAATGAAGCCGGTCAATGTCCTATTTGCGGGATGGATCTGATCCGGCTGGAATCATCTTCTGATGAGGAGGAGAGCTCTAATCCTTATCAGCTTACCATGAGCGCTGATGCCGTAAAACTGGCCAATGTGCAGACTACCAAAATCGGTACTACCGGCACATATGCAGAAGATTCCAAAGAATTATTGCTTAATGGAAAAATAGAGCTGGACGAGACACGTATCAAAGCTCAGACCGCCCATTTTTCCGGCAGGGTTGAGAAAATGTATATCACTTATGAAGGAGAAAAAGTGTCGCATGGGCAGATCATTGCCCTGATTTATTCCCCTCAGCTAGTTAGTGCCCAACAGGAATTACTGGAAGCTAAAAAGTTTCAGGAAAGTAACCCTAGCTTATTTGCAGCAGCCAAACGCAAGCTAAAAAACTGGAAGTTGTCAGACGCGCAGGTTGAGCAGGTGATAGAAAATGAAAAAATCATCTCTTACTGGCCTTTGCGGGCCCATGCATCCGGAGTTGTCACTAGCATTGATGTAGAAACGGGTGAGCACGTGATGGAAGGTTCAGTAATCTATGAAGCGGCTGACCTGACACAACTTTGGGCCGTTTTTGATGCCTATGAAAGCAATCTCAACTGGATCAAAGCTGGCGGGAGCATCAGCTTTAGTGTGGCTGCCTATCCTGACAGAGAGTTTACCAGCGAAATTACCTTTGTTGACCCGTTTATTGACCCGCAAAGCCGAGTGGCTAAAGTGAGAACGGAGGTGCGGAACGCTGATGGGTTGCTGAAGCCTGCTATGTTCGTAAGAGGTCGCCTGAGTAATCATCAGCAAAACAGCTTGGTGTCCGATCAAAAAGATGAACTTCTGGTGCCCAAATCAGCGGTGATGTGGACCGGTAAACGTTCGGTAGTGTATGTGAAGGTACCTCAAACCAATGTGCCAACCTATGAGATGCGGGAAGTCACTTTGGGCGCAAGTCTGGGAGATACTTATCTGGTAGAAGAGGGACTTTCTTCGGGAGAAGAAGTGGTGACCAATGGAACATTTACGGTAGATGCTGCCGCCCAACTCAATAACAAATCCAGCATGATGAACCGCAATATTCAGGTAAAGTCAAAAGAAACATCCCCCAGGGAGATGAATATGAAAACTCCTGATTTTGTGATGGTTACACCCAAAGCTTTTCGTGAGCAACTACAGAATGTGTTAGCAGACTATCTGGCCTTAAAAGATGCGCTGGTGATCTCTGAAAAAGAGCAGGCACAGCAAAAAGCTGAAGCTTTGCAGGCCTCTCTCCAAAAAGTAGATATGCAGCTTTTACCCCACGAACCTCATATGTACTGGATGGAAAGGCTGGAAGAGATTAAAGCCTCGGCTGAGGAGATCATTGGTACAGGAAATATTGATACCCAGCGAAAAAACTTTAAAAGTCTTTCTTCAGCTGTTATCCAAGCGGCTAGGGCATTCGGAACGGCAGAAAAATTGTATGTGCAATATTGCCCCATGGCCGATGATGACGAAGGGGCCAACTGGCTGAGCCAGTCAGAAGAAATCCGCAATCCGTATTATGGTGACATGATGCTGAACTGCGGAAATGTAGAAAATATTTTAAATCCATAAATCAACCATATTCAAATCATGAAGTCAATCATCCTAAATTTTAAATTTTTTGCTTTCGGACTGATTATTTTTAGCATAAGTGCCTGCTCTGGTCCTCAGGAAAGCGGAACTGATACGACAGCAGAGCAAGCTACTGATGAAGTAGGAGGAGTAAAAAAAGTAGGGAGTGTGGTAGATGGTTATCTCAAACTCAAAGATGCATTGGTTGCATCCGACGCAGAAGAAGCAAAAGAATATGCTGTAGCGACGCTGGGAGTGGTAGATGCCATAGCCATGCCAGAAGTGCAGCAGTCTGTTAAAGAGATAGCCGCCACTACAGATATTGAGGAACAGCGGAAGGTATTTGAGCATTTCACTATCCATCTATATAGAGACCTGAAAGCATCAGATGCTAATAAGCAAATACTATATAAACAATACTGTCCCATGGCTTTTGACAACCAGGGAGCTTATTGGTTAAGTGCCCAGGAAGAAATCCGTAATCCTTACTTTGGAGATCGTATGCTGAAATGCGGAAGGGTAGAAGAAGAGTTACCGGTTAATAACTGATCAGTTTGTGAACGTTATCAATTAACCTCTCACTGGTACTGAGAGGTTTTTTTATATTTTTAAGATACCTAAAGCTTGAACATGAGGCCCCACTCCACATGTTCTGCCTTGCCCAGGTAGACTTTTAATCCGCCGCTTACAGCAAGCCTGGGATTGACATAGATGCGCAAGCTATACCTTTGAAAGAACTCTCTGTACAAATCTTTATAAGGACGATAGATATAGTACCCCACTTGAGTCACAAATGATATTTTATTGATCATCAGTTCATGTCCACCAGTGATCGCAAGACTTTTATGATCAATATGCTCCTCAGGTTTTTTCCGGGAAATCCTTTTTTTTATTGCAATATCGTGATAAGCATCCACTCCAAAGTTTAAAGTGCTGATATGAGAAACGGGTTTGTTGATATGGACTCCCAGGTTGTATGAAGGGAAAATGGAACTCCCTATGCCCAACTCTTTAAGGCTGAAGCTAGGCAAAATGGTGAAGTAAATCTCTTTCTCCTGAAGGGGTACTTTTTCCCACTGCCGGTGTGTTGCCTTTACATAAGGCTTTAACTTATGGTTGATAAAGAAGCCTCCCTGAAGCAGATTCGCACCGGAATTAGGTTTTTTATAACCACCGTTGGAGTAGTGCTCAAAATGAACTAGCAGACCCGTTGAAAAAACATTGCTGATGCTTAGCTGGTATTTCAGGCTTGCATTGAGAGAGAAAGAAAAGTGAGAACCTAAAGCTACATTTCGGTCATTATTTTTACTGTGGTATGGATTGGTATGATAAGCTACTCCTATCCCAAAGTCAGCCAAAAGATTGGAAACTCTGCCCCTGTGCATATACAATTGCATAAATGGCATCAGGCAAAGCGACTTGCCAAGCGTGGGGTTGAGGTAATCCTGATAACTAAAACTAATTCCTATATCAGGATAAGCATACAGTTGCTGCCAGTATTTATTTCCATTTGTGTGTATTAAATAACTGGCCCTGAAACCCTGAGGGTGGCTTTTTACAAGATGCCCCATTTGCTCCTTATGTTTTATAAGCATCCCCTGATAAAGTGAGAGTTCTAGAGAAGTAGCAGAGGGTAAAGGTGAGTGATATTCATTTGCAGAAAACTGGGACTTGGCAGGAGGGATCAAACTAAGTAGTAAAACCAATATATTAAGAATGTGAAACTGATGTAACCTCATAACTCCTGAAAGCCTAGATTATTGATTCAACTGCTATCGCCATTTACTTGTATGTTTAAGATAAAATTTTTGGGCATAATTACAATCTTTATCAATCACGTTTAGCCTGTATGTTTTGTAGCACGTATCATATTTCTTTTCCAACTTTGAATAGTATACTCAGATTGATATCTCCATTAAGATAAGGCTGCATCATGGTTTTTAAGCCTAATAGCATACCATTTCGAAGCCTGAATTCATTTTCTATAATGGCATTAATCCCTAAACTCAACCTTTCTTTCTCACTCTCCAGGCTAGTGTCGTCATATAAATATAGTAATGAAGCCCCTGTGCCGAATTTCAGATTGTAGATTTTATCATTACCTAAAGGAGATATAAATAGGTTAGCATCCAGGTGCGTGAGGAAGACCGGTTCAAATTCCTTTTTCCTGTAAACTACACTGTTAGGATCACTTGTAGGTTGAGGAATTTTTCTGGAATAAAAATCACCGTATCCTAAGCCTAGGAGAAAAGAATGGCTAAGCAGCCTGTTCCACTTGTGGGTAATCTCTCCTTCTATTATAACGATCAGTTTATCCCCAGTGCCTAAATTAGATGCTCCTAAGCCTAGTAAAAGATCAGTATTGGATTGAGCAACACTAACCATCGGTAAAAAACTGATGAGTATTAATATTATTTTGCGCATATACTTTTACAAAAGCTGTATCAAGAATTCTGCCACGTGAAATACACACAAGTGTTTATTTAAAAATTAAAGTATATACACTCAATAATTGTTCTGCCAAAACATTTAGTAAGCATCCTAATGTCAAATTGCTGACAATTTTATTAAGAATAGTGCTTCATATTCATGCAGTAAAACTACTTCTCTCAGGAAGTCGTACATTGTAAAGAGCAAAACCTCATTTGTGATGATCAAAACTATTTTATACGGAATATCAGTTTTAATTGGCCTGAGCGCCTGTATGCAGTCAGAAAGCAGTGCCTCGGCTAACAATGCCTCAATTTCAGTGTTAGAAACAAAAAACAATGATATGGATATAGCAACTTTTGGGAATGGATGCTTTTGGTGCACAGAAGCGATCTTTCAAAACTTGAATGGTGTAGAAAAAGTAGTATCCGGATACTCCGGCGGGCATGTGGATAACCCGACTTATAAACAGGTATGTTCAGGAACGACCGGTCATGCCGAGGTAATTCAGATCACCTATGACCCTGCTATCAT
Proteins encoded:
- a CDS encoding TlpA family protein disulfide reductase, producing the protein MRNTLYPGFVALMLLMVACNSSRQEEGGETSEQGNAPQEEQSGPLSKVVLKDLEGNAINLNDYAEKTIVLNFWATWCKPCIIEMPSMEEARATLGDEFVFLLASDESIEKISKFAERQNLELPFVQLQTGVQNLQITALPTTWIIKDGEVVSEIIGAREWNTEAHIEELKNL
- a CDS encoding sialidase family protein encodes the protein MKIYVFILLNLSFLACQPPLSSETEETQWKLKSVETTASSQSGEPNLFVAENGEVYLSWIEALPNEEHALKFSSWEDTQWSVPQTIAQDSGWFVNWADFPSMAVHQDFMAAHWLTKSDEGTFDYDVHVALSKDQGQSWSEPFVLHQDGIFAEHGFVSMLPYGDEIFAVWLDGRFTKSHAHETHEEGGVGAMTLYSTTFDQYANVGEEVELDHRICDCCQTDAVITDQGAVVVYRDRTEDEIRDIYITREQNGIWSEPQAVHADKWQINACPVNGPAIEAQGQTIAVVWFTGADNTPKVQLAFSDDHGATFGKPVRLDHGNPLGRVDVIMLNDTSAMVSWLEAHEEGAEIRSAIIDKKLNVIADKSIANTASSRSSGFPIMEKAGEQVFFAWTRIKGQSSKIMTAMLDMNKILP
- a CDS encoding efflux RND transporter periplasmic adaptor subunit, producing the protein MTLKSKTILRYLLMLGLGMLLGWMFFVPPHVETAEHEHEFVPTETAEGTIWTCSMHPQVRQNEAGQCPICGMDLIRLESSSDEEESSNPYQLTMSADAVKLANVQTTKIGTTGTYAEDSKELLLNGKIELDETRIKAQTAHFSGRVEKMYITYEGEKVSHGQIIALIYSPQLVSAQQELLEAKKFQESNPSLFAAAKRKLKNWKLSDAQVEQVIENEKIISYWPLRAHASGVVTSIDVETGEHVMEGSVIYEAADLTQLWAVFDAYESNLNWIKAGGSISFSVAAYPDREFTSEITFVDPFIDPQSRVAKVRTEVRNADGLLKPAMFVRGRLSNHQQNSLVSDQKDELLVPKSAVMWTGKRSVVYVKVPQTNVPTYEMREVTLGASLGDTYLVEEGLSSGEEVVTNGTFTVDAAAQLNNKSSMMNRNIQVKSKETSPREMNMKTPDFVMVTPKAFREQLQNVLADYLALKDALVISEKEQAQQKAEALQASLQKVDMQLLPHEPHMYWMERLEEIKASAEEIIGTGNIDTQRKNFKSLSSAVIQAARAFGTAEKLYVQYCPMADDDEGANWLSQSEEIRNPYYGDMMLNCGNVENILNP
- a CDS encoding DUF3347 domain-containing protein; protein product: MKSIILNFKFFAFGLIIFSISACSGPQESGTDTTAEQATDEVGGVKKVGSVVDGYLKLKDALVASDAEEAKEYAVATLGVVDAIAMPEVQQSVKEIAATTDIEEQRKVFEHFTIHLYRDLKASDANKQILYKQYCPMAFDNQGAYWLSAQEEIRNPYFGDRMLKCGRVEEELPVNN
- a CDS encoding acyloxyacyl hydrolase, producing the protein MGHLVKSHPQGFRASYLIHTNGNKYWQQLYAYPDIGISFSYQDYLNPTLGKSLCLMPFMQLYMHRGRVSNLLADFGIGVAYHTNPYHSKNNDRNVALGSHFSFSLNASLKYQLSISNVFSTGLLVHFEHYSNGGYKKPNSGANLLQGGFFINHKLKPYVKATHRQWEKVPLQEKEIYFTILPSFSLKELGIGSSIFPSYNLGVHINKPVSHISTLNFGVDAYHDIAIKKRISRKKPEEHIDHKSLAITGGHELMINKISFVTQVGYYIYRPYKDLYREFFQRYSLRIYVNPRLAVSGGLKVYLGKAEHVEWGLMFKL